In Amycolatopsis endophytica, the following are encoded in one genomic region:
- a CDS encoding GlsB/YeaQ/YmgE family stress response membrane protein, giving the protein MTIGGIISAIVVGLIIGALGRLVAPGKQGIPIWLTILIGIVAAFIGTAIARGIGYADTKGFDWLELITQIVIAAIGVSLAAGMYGRRRNLTR; this is encoded by the coding sequence ATGACCATCGGTGGAATCATCAGCGCGATCGTGGTGGGCCTCATCATCGGCGCGCTGGGTCGTCTGGTCGCACCGGGCAAGCAGGGTATTCCGATCTGGCTCACGATCCTCATCGGCATCGTGGCCGCCTTCATCGGTACCGCGATCGCGCGGGGTATCGGCTACGCCGACACCAAGGGATTCGACTGGCTCGAACTCATCACGCAGATCGTCATCGCCGCGATCGGTGTGTCGCTGGCCGCGGGCATGTACGGGCGGCGACGAAACCTGACCAGGTAG
- a CDS encoding acyl-CoA dehydrogenase yields MGHYKSNVRDLEFNLFEVLNVQERLGKGVLADSDEETARGALQELNNLASGPLAESFADADRNPPVYDPKTFSAKLPESFKKSYQQLWDGEWWRLGLTNDLGGLGLPPTVQWAASELILGANPALFMYLAGPNFAMILDRNGTEEQKRWARIMIDRAWGATMVLTEPDAGSDVGAGRTKAVLQEDGTWHLDGVKRFITSADQDMTENIMHLVLARPEGPGIEAKPGTKGLSLFLVPKFHFDTETGELGERNGAFVTNVEHKMGLKVSTTCELTFGQHGTPAKGWLLGEVHDGIAQMFQVIEYARMMVGTKAIATLSTGYLNALEYAKERVQGADLTQMTDKSAPRVTITHHPDVRRSLMLQKAYAEGLRAVYLYTASFQDQVWTGEGDEASLKLAERVNDLLLPIVKGVGSERATEQLVQSLQTLGGSGFLQDYPIEQYIRDAKIDSLYEGTTAIQSQDFFFRKIVRDKGQALGFIANEITQFIQSEAGNGRLKNERELLKQALEDLQGMVGSMIGYLTSSQEDVKNLYKVGQHTVRFLMSAGDLLVGWQLLRQAEIALAKLDGAPARDQAFYQGKVAVASFFAKQVLPELSARRAVVEAADNDLMEVPEAAF; encoded by the coding sequence ATGGGCCACTACAAGTCCAACGTGCGAGACCTCGAGTTCAACCTGTTCGAGGTCCTGAACGTCCAGGAGCGCCTCGGCAAGGGAGTCCTGGCGGACTCGGACGAGGAGACCGCCAGGGGCGCGCTGCAGGAACTGAACAACCTGGCGTCCGGCCCGCTGGCCGAATCCTTCGCCGACGCCGACCGCAACCCGCCGGTCTACGACCCGAAGACCTTCTCGGCGAAGCTGCCCGAGTCGTTCAAGAAGAGCTACCAGCAGCTCTGGGACGGCGAGTGGTGGCGGCTGGGCCTCACCAACGACCTCGGCGGCCTCGGCCTGCCCCCGACCGTGCAGTGGGCCGCGTCCGAGCTGATCCTCGGCGCCAACCCGGCCCTGTTCATGTACCTGGCCGGCCCGAACTTCGCGATGATCCTCGACCGCAACGGCACCGAGGAGCAGAAGCGCTGGGCGCGGATCATGATCGACCGCGCGTGGGGCGCCACGATGGTGCTCACCGAGCCGGACGCCGGTTCCGACGTGGGCGCCGGGCGCACCAAGGCCGTGCTGCAGGAGGACGGCACCTGGCACCTCGACGGCGTGAAGCGGTTCATCACCTCCGCCGACCAGGACATGACCGAGAACATCATGCACCTGGTCCTGGCCCGTCCCGAGGGACCGGGCATCGAGGCGAAGCCGGGCACCAAGGGCCTGTCGCTGTTCCTGGTGCCGAAGTTCCACTTCGACACCGAGACCGGCGAGCTCGGCGAGCGCAACGGTGCCTTCGTCACCAATGTCGAGCACAAGATGGGCCTCAAGGTCTCCACGACCTGTGAGCTGACCTTCGGCCAGCACGGCACCCCCGCCAAGGGCTGGCTGCTGGGCGAGGTGCACGACGGCATCGCGCAGATGTTCCAGGTCATCGAGTACGCCCGGATGATGGTGGGCACCAAGGCGATCGCCACGCTGTCCACCGGCTACCTGAACGCGCTGGAGTACGCCAAGGAGCGCGTGCAGGGTGCGGATCTGACCCAGATGACGGACAAGAGCGCGCCGCGCGTGACCATCACGCACCACCCGGACGTGCGCCGGTCGCTGATGCTGCAGAAGGCCTACGCCGAGGGGCTGCGCGCCGTGTACCTCTACACCGCGTCGTTCCAGGACCAGGTGTGGACCGGCGAGGGCGATGAGGCGTCGCTGAAGCTGGCCGAGCGGGTCAACGACCTGCTGCTGCCGATCGTCAAGGGCGTCGGCTCCGAGCGCGCCACCGAGCAGCTCGTGCAGTCGCTGCAGACCCTCGGTGGCTCCGGCTTCCTGCAGGACTACCCGATCGAGCAGTACATCCGCGACGCGAAGATCGACTCGCTGTACGAAGGCACCACGGCCATCCAGTCGCAGGACTTCTTCTTCCGCAAGATCGTCCGCGACAAGGGTCAGGCGCTCGGCTTCATCGCCAACGAGATCACGCAGTTCATCCAGTCCGAGGCGGGCAACGGCAGGTTGAAGAACGAGCGCGAGCTGCTCAAGCAGGCCCTGGAGGACCTGCAGGGCATGGTCGGTTCGATGATCGGCTACCTGACCTCGTCGCAGGAGGACGTCAAGAACCTGTACAAGGTCGGCCAGCACACCGTCCGGTTCCTGATGTCGGCCGGTGACCTGCTGGTGGGCTGGCAGCTGCTGCGCCAGGCCGAGATCGCGCTGGCCAAGCTGGACGGCGCCCCGGCCAGGGACCAGGCGTTCTACCAGGGCAAGGTCGCGGTGGCGTCGTTCTTCGCCAAGCAGGTGCTGCCCGAGCTGTCGGCGCGGCGCGCGGTCGTCGAGGCTGCCGACAACGACCTCATGGAGGTGCCGGAAGCGGCGTTCTGA
- a CDS encoding response regulator transcription factor produces MTRSNDPSRVPQGPPSGRSVGVAAVDPVPVYREGLSGLVQRTQGMHWAGQAINPHGALQLAEQIHPDVILVDSGLDPHGHLSKLLIAGDPALIVIALVREANRTPAFLHDAIAAGVHAAIPRSAEVRRLIEGIRRAYLDRRYVDPSLATLVSASRASASPAVVRRAQMPLSRREYQVLQLVAEGLENAGIAKVLYLSVETVRTHVKSILRKLSARDRTHAVTIAFRAGILVTQPDDSPEQRLTPGSSAPGVIEHRSR; encoded by the coding sequence ATGACGCGCAGTAACGACCCCAGCCGGGTGCCGCAGGGTCCACCTTCCGGCCGCAGCGTGGGCGTCGCGGCCGTCGACCCGGTGCCGGTCTACCGGGAAGGGCTGTCCGGTCTCGTGCAGCGCACGCAGGGCATGCACTGGGCGGGCCAGGCCATCAACCCGCACGGCGCGCTGCAGCTGGCCGAGCAGATCCACCCCGACGTGATCCTCGTCGACTCCGGTCTCGATCCACACGGCCACCTGAGCAAGCTGCTCATCGCCGGTGATCCGGCACTCATCGTGATCGCGCTGGTCAGGGAGGCCAACCGCACCCCGGCCTTCCTCCACGACGCCATCGCGGCCGGCGTGCACGCCGCCATCCCGCGCTCCGCCGAAGTGCGCAGGCTGATCGAGGGCATCCGCCGCGCCTACCTGGACCGCCGCTACGTGGACCCGTCGCTGGCCACCCTCGTCTCGGCCTCCCGCGCGTCCGCGAGCCCTGCCGTGGTCCGCCGCGCGCAGATGCCGTTGTCCCGCCGCGAGTACCAGGTGCTGCAGCTCGTCGCCGAGGGACTGGAGAACGCGGGCATCGCGAAGGTGCTCTACCTGTCCGTGGAGACGGTGCGCACGCACGTGAAGAGCATCCTGCGCAAGCTCTCCGCGCGGGACCGGACGCACGCGGTCACCATCGCCTTCCGCGCCGGGATACTCGTCACCCAGCCCGACGACTCGCCGGAGCAGCGGCTCACGCCCGGTTCGTCCGCTCCCGGGGTGATCGAACACCGCTCCCGGTAG
- the mug gene encoding G/U mismatch-specific DNA glycosylase, translated as MTSSRPTREQLAAAAGTTIPDVLAPGLDVLFCGINPGLYSGATGYHFARPGNRFWPALHAGGFTPRRLHPGEQDELTGHGLGITNIVARATARADELTGEELRAGGVMLAEKVARYRPRWVAVVGITAYRTAFDRPKATVGPQPDPLGGARVWVLPNPSGLNAHWTPATLAKAFADLREKVYSQ; from the coding sequence ATGACTTCCTCCCGACCCACCCGCGAACAGCTCGCCGCCGCGGCCGGAACCACCATCCCGGACGTGCTCGCGCCCGGCTTGGACGTGCTGTTCTGCGGCATCAACCCCGGTCTTTACTCCGGCGCCACCGGGTACCACTTCGCGCGGCCCGGAAACCGCTTCTGGCCCGCCCTGCACGCGGGCGGTTTCACACCGCGCCGGCTCCACCCGGGCGAGCAGGACGAACTCACCGGCCACGGCCTCGGCATCACGAACATCGTGGCCAGGGCGACCGCGCGCGCCGACGAGCTGACCGGCGAGGAACTGCGGGCGGGTGGCGTCATGCTCGCCGAGAAGGTCGCCCGCTACCGGCCGCGCTGGGTCGCGGTCGTCGGGATCACCGCCTACCGCACGGCGTTCGACCGTCCGAAGGCGACGGTCGGACCACAGCCGGATCCGCTTGGCGGGGCGCGCGTGTGGGTATTGCCCAATCCGAGTGGTCTCAACGCCCATTGGACGCCGGCGACGCTCGCGAAAGCCTTCGCCGACCTGCGGGAGAAGGTTTACTCACAGTAG
- a CDS encoding VOC family protein: MRSRILAVAVDCHDTEKLARFWSGVLGYEAIKRWQDSKGLEYVDIGTDDQCMMVFQPVGEDKVVKNRLHLDLVPEGGSQGDEVARLTELGARVLSDEPELPWVVLADPEDNEFCVLPPR, from the coding sequence ATGCGAAGCCGGATCCTAGCCGTCGCCGTGGACTGCCACGACACGGAAAAGCTGGCCCGCTTCTGGTCGGGGGTGCTCGGGTACGAGGCGATCAAGCGCTGGCAGGACTCGAAGGGCCTGGAATACGTCGACATCGGCACCGACGACCAGTGCATGATGGTTTTCCAGCCGGTCGGCGAGGACAAGGTGGTGAAGAACCGCCTGCACCTGGACCTCGTCCCGGAGGGCGGCAGCCAGGGCGACGAGGTGGCACGGCTGACGGAGCTGGGTGCGCGGGTGCTGTCGGACGAGCCGGAACTGCCCTGGGTGGTGCTGGCGGACCCGGAGGACAACGAATTCTGCGTGCTGCCGCCCCGGTAG
- a CDS encoding class I SAM-dependent methyltransferase, giving the protein MEPRIEIVGADLRPDMAVRLASQGVGLLWRDDFPAARRLLAAMSRRLASRPADFYRYRQSRRNRARVLGMLLVEIGPDLRIDLPRAPDVRAAVEEAHGRPGRTPLTELLGMLSAHEWRVKGVPVEALGARIHPHYGVFAPTRQDYVDLVAAAPLPDVRLAFDIGTGTGVLAAILARRGVPLVVATDISPAAVACARDNLRRLAPRAEVLETDLFPAGRADLLVCNPPWLPGSAHSSLDAAVFDPRSRMLTGFLAGAAEHLAEGGEAWLVLSDLAELLGLRTREDLLTRFAAAGLTVADRLDAPPRRVTGPRAEEVVSLWRLRR; this is encoded by the coding sequence GTGGAACCCCGGATCGAGATCGTGGGCGCGGATCTGCGCCCGGACATGGCTGTCCGGCTGGCGTCGCAGGGCGTCGGCCTCCTCTGGCGCGACGACTTCCCCGCCGCGCGCCGCCTGCTGGCCGCGATGAGCCGTCGCCTGGCGAGCAGGCCCGCGGACTTCTACCGCTACCGCCAGTCCCGCCGGAACCGGGCACGCGTGCTCGGCATGCTGCTCGTCGAGATCGGCCCGGACCTGCGGATCGACCTCCCCCGCGCACCCGACGTGCGCGCCGCTGTCGAAGAAGCGCACGGCAGGCCGGGCCGGACGCCCCTGACCGAGCTGCTCGGCATGCTCAGCGCGCACGAGTGGCGGGTGAAGGGCGTGCCGGTCGAGGCCCTGGGCGCGCGGATCCACCCGCACTACGGCGTCTTCGCCCCGACGCGCCAGGACTACGTGGACCTGGTGGCCGCCGCCCCGCTGCCCGACGTGCGGCTGGCCTTCGACATCGGCACCGGCACCGGCGTGCTGGCGGCGATCCTCGCGCGCCGTGGCGTGCCCCTGGTGGTCGCGACGGACATCTCGCCCGCGGCGGTGGCCTGCGCCAGGGACAACCTGCGGCGCCTGGCCCCGCGCGCGGAGGTGCTGGAGACCGACCTGTTCCCGGCGGGCCGCGCGGACCTGCTGGTGTGCAATCCACCGTGGCTGCCCGGCTCGGCGCACTCGTCGCTGGACGCCGCCGTGTTCGACCCGCGCTCCCGGATGCTGACCGGTTTCCTCGCGGGCGCCGCGGAGCATCTCGCCGAAGGCGGCGAGGCGTGGCTGGTCCTGTCCGATCTGGCGGAACTGCTCGGCCTGCGCACCCGGGAGGACCTGCTCACCCGGTTCGCCGCGGCGGGCCTCACGGTCGCCGACCGCCTGGACGCCCCGCCACGCCGGGTCACCGGGCCGCGGGCAGAAGAGGTGGTGTCGCTCTGGCGCCTCCGGCGCTGA
- a CDS encoding class I SAM-dependent methyltransferase, whose translation MGDTTADGSPVEVYTLLPPDGEAEIVHRAVPTGAAVLDLGCGTGRIAHRLIELGHPVTAVDDSARMLAHVRGAETVRARIEDLDLGRRFPVVLLASHLVNQPDSHGLLATVARHLDDDGSALVEWHPPAWFDTVTEGGGRLGEVAVHLSGVVRDGPMLRATVRYEARGRSWEQPFVARRWTEPELADLLVTAGLRVAGWCTPDRRWFRANRAQVAESPRHEYGL comes from the coding sequence GTGGGCGACACCACCGCGGACGGTTCTCCGGTCGAGGTCTACACGCTGCTCCCGCCGGACGGTGAGGCGGAGATCGTGCACCGGGCGGTGCCGACGGGAGCGGCGGTGCTCGACCTCGGATGCGGAACGGGCCGGATCGCCCACCGGCTGATCGAACTGGGCCATCCGGTCACCGCAGTCGACGATTCGGCCCGGATGCTGGCGCACGTCCGCGGCGCCGAGACGGTCCGAGCCCGCATCGAGGACCTGGACCTCGGCCGTCGCTTCCCGGTCGTACTGCTGGCCAGCCACCTCGTCAACCAGCCGGACAGCCACGGCCTGCTCGCCACGGTCGCCCGGCACCTGGACGACGACGGCAGTGCCCTCGTCGAATGGCATCCGCCGGCGTGGTTCGACACCGTGACCGAGGGCGGCGGTCGCCTCGGCGAGGTCGCCGTGCACCTCTCCGGAGTCGTCCGCGACGGGCCGATGCTGCGCGCCACCGTGCGCTACGAGGCGCGCGGGCGCTCCTGGGAGCAGCCCTTCGTCGCGCGCCGGTGGACCGAGCCCGAGCTGGCGGATCTGCTGGTCACGGCCGGCCTCCGCGTCGCTGGCTGGTGCACTCCGGACCGCCGCTGGTTCCGGGCCAACCGCGCACAGGTAGCGGAATCACCACGACACGAGTACGGTCTGTGA
- a CDS encoding VanZ family protein encodes MTTAQVNALFIGLIGFLTIWGIVLVPQLALQHVRFGRVVPRRVATTAALIAYASFAVAVTFFPVPDADGRRLEQTIQLVPFQWITDMRSELHKYDLSAAHALTTQTFEQMTLNILLFVPLGLFARLLWKRGFIGTVLLGAAISLTVEITQLTANFGTAPFQYRIFDVDDLITNTTGAALGWIAAALFLVLRSAVQPVRQPARHERVHLTEAR; translated from the coding sequence ATGACGACAGCGCAGGTCAACGCCCTCTTCATCGGACTGATCGGGTTCCTCACGATCTGGGGGATCGTGCTGGTGCCGCAACTGGCTCTGCAGCACGTCCGGTTCGGGCGCGTCGTGCCGCGGCGCGTGGCGACGACCGCCGCGCTGATCGCTTACGCCAGTTTCGCCGTCGCCGTGACGTTCTTCCCCGTCCCGGACGCGGACGGACGGCGGCTGGAGCAGACCATCCAGCTGGTGCCGTTCCAGTGGATCACCGACATGCGGAGCGAGCTGCACAAGTACGATCTGAGCGCCGCGCACGCCCTGACGACGCAGACGTTCGAGCAGATGACGCTGAACATCCTGCTGTTCGTGCCGCTGGGACTGTTCGCGCGGCTGCTGTGGAAGCGCGGCTTCATCGGCACCGTGCTGCTCGGGGCGGCGATCTCGCTGACCGTCGAGATCACGCAGCTGACCGCCAACTTCGGCACGGCACCGTTCCAGTACCGGATCTTCGACGTCGACGACCTGATCACCAACACCACGGGCGCGGCGCTCGGCTGGATCGCCGCCGCGCTGTTCCTGGTGCTGCGGTCAGCCGTCCAGCCGGTCCGCCAGCCTGCGCGGCACGAGCGGGTCCACCTCACCGAGGCGCGCTAG
- a CDS encoding bifunctional metallophosphatase/5'-nucleotidase, whose amino-acid sequence MSLSPRALRRCVAVVAATLAAATFAAPASAAQRPADTTDVRLITFNDLHGNLEPPSGSSGRVTLADGTTVDAGGAAYLATHVKQLESEVKNSLVLSAGDNVGASPVSSALFHDEPTIDFLNDLGVQASVVGNHEFDEGYRELQRVQFGGCHPTDGCQFRDRYTGARFPMLGSNVTFDNGLPALLPFTVKFSGGQPIGIIGATLEDLPSVVSAEAIQGLEFGDEVEAINRTSGWLDRLGVKAQIVLLHQGDNSEGGPDDCQVDGGPASQIAKGASASVDAIFSAHSHMQYNCQIADPAGNPRPVIQGLSYGRLLSVVDLKIDKRTRDVVRASTVAHNEVVTRDVTPDPAAAALVEEAVTKAEPIANEQIGAITGDLKAAGGESGESSLGDVIADAQLEATSANGAQIAITNPGGIRADFTYASSPAGEGDGVVTYGEAFTVQPFANIMQTITLTGENLKNVLEQQWTASGTRILQISSTLHYTYSASAPIGSKVSDITVDGTPVDPAATYRVSVNNFLAGGGDGFTEFTKGTDLAGGPVDLDALIAYFGAHSPIAPPAADRITVVA is encoded by the coding sequence ATGTCTCTTTCACCTCGCGCGCTGCGACGGTGCGTAGCCGTCGTGGCCGCGACGCTGGCCGCCGCGACGTTCGCGGCACCCGCGTCCGCCGCGCAGCGCCCGGCCGACACGACCGACGTGCGGCTGATCACGTTCAACGACCTGCACGGCAACCTGGAACCGCCGTCCGGCTCGTCCGGCCGCGTCACGCTGGCCGACGGCACGACCGTCGACGCCGGCGGCGCCGCCTACCTGGCGACCCACGTCAAGCAGCTGGAGAGCGAGGTCAAGAACTCGCTCGTGCTCTCCGCGGGAGACAACGTCGGCGCCTCACCGGTGTCCTCCGCGCTGTTCCATGACGAGCCGACCATCGACTTCCTCAACGACCTCGGCGTGCAAGCCTCGGTCGTCGGCAACCACGAGTTCGACGAGGGCTACCGGGAACTGCAGCGCGTGCAATTCGGCGGCTGCCACCCCACCGACGGCTGCCAGTTCCGCGACCGCTACACCGGCGCGCGGTTCCCGATGCTCGGCTCCAACGTCACCTTCGACAACGGCCTGCCCGCGCTGCTGCCGTTCACCGTGAAGTTCTCCGGCGGCCAGCCGATCGGCATCATCGGCGCCACCCTGGAGGACCTGCCGAGCGTCGTCTCGGCCGAAGCCATCCAGGGCCTCGAGTTCGGCGACGAGGTCGAGGCGATCAACCGGACCTCCGGCTGGCTCGACAGGCTCGGCGTCAAGGCCCAGATCGTGCTGCTGCACCAGGGCGACAACAGCGAGGGCGGCCCGGACGACTGCCAGGTCGACGGCGGCCCGGCCAGCCAGATCGCCAAGGGCGCGTCGGCCAGCGTCGACGCGATTTTCAGCGCCCACAGCCACATGCAGTACAACTGCCAGATCGCCGACCCGGCCGGCAACCCGCGCCCGGTGATCCAGGGCCTGTCCTACGGCCGCCTGCTGTCCGTCGTCGACCTCAAGATCGACAAGCGGACCCGCGACGTGGTGCGTGCCTCGACGGTCGCGCACAACGAGGTCGTCACCCGTGACGTCACCCCGGACCCGGCCGCGGCCGCGCTCGTCGAGGAAGCCGTGACGAAGGCCGAACCCATCGCCAACGAGCAGATCGGCGCCATCACCGGTGACCTGAAGGCAGCGGGAGGCGAGTCCGGCGAGTCCTCGCTGGGTGACGTGATCGCCGACGCGCAGCTGGAGGCCACCTCGGCCAACGGCGCGCAGATCGCCATCACCAACCCGGGCGGCATCCGCGCGGACTTCACCTACGCGAGCTCGCCCGCCGGTGAGGGCGACGGCGTGGTGACCTACGGCGAGGCGTTCACCGTGCAGCCGTTCGCGAACATCATGCAGACGATCACACTGACGGGCGAGAACCTCAAGAACGTGCTCGAACAGCAGTGGACGGCGAGCGGCACGCGGATCCTGCAGATCTCCTCGACGCTGCACTACACCTACTCGGCGTCCGCGCCGATCGGGTCGAAGGTGTCGGACATCACGGTCGACGGCACCCCCGTCGATCCGGCCGCGACCTACCGCGTCTCGGTGAACAACTTCCTCGCCGGCGGCGGGGACGGCTTCACCGAGTTCACCAAGGGCACCGATCTCGCCGGTGGCCCGGTGGACCTGGACGCCCTGATCGCGTACTTCGGTGCCCACTCGCCGATCGCGCCGCCCGCGGCCGACCGGATCACCGTCGTCGCCTAG
- a CDS encoding MmcQ/YjbR family DNA-binding protein produces MPTWDDVVAIGLTLPGVEESTSYRTPALKVAGKGFARLRTEAEGGLVLMCDLGEKAALLATGHPAFFTTPHYDGYGAILVDLDRMDREQLAELVESAWRLKAPAKLRAAHDAD; encoded by the coding sequence ATGCCGACGTGGGACGACGTGGTGGCCATCGGCCTGACCCTGCCGGGGGTCGAGGAATCGACCTCCTACCGCACGCCGGCCCTCAAGGTGGCGGGCAAGGGTTTCGCCCGTCTGCGCACCGAGGCCGAGGGCGGACTGGTCCTGATGTGCGACCTCGGCGAGAAGGCCGCGCTGCTGGCCACCGGTCACCCGGCCTTCTTCACCACCCCGCACTACGACGGTTACGGCGCGATCCTCGTCGACCTCGACCGGATGGACCGCGAGCAGCTCGCGGAACTGGTCGAAAGCGCCTGGCGCCTGAAGGCCCCGGCGAAGCTGCGCGCCGCCCACGACGCGGACTGA
- a CDS encoding GGDEF domain-containing protein, with the protein MTEVERVTAERVRPDETDLLSLHEAIAELHASQGDFRTAYEHLRTALGIARTARPVVPEQFRREFDRLRRERAQAREDSLRDALTAVYNRRYLDNRLADLLGDARTPLAVALIDIDLFKGVNDTFGHLVGDQVLRRVAELLREGVPAPGFCARYGGEEFMLVLPEVQPGTALRIAEHARSRVARHPWSEICPGLGVTVSVGLSHEPVSGPGQLRMADDLLYAAKNAGRNRVAYRERGDVRVLEYCP; encoded by the coding sequence ATGACGGAGGTGGAGAGGGTGACCGCGGAGCGGGTGAGGCCGGACGAGACCGACCTGCTGAGCCTGCACGAGGCTATCGCGGAACTGCACGCCTCGCAGGGCGACTTCCGCACGGCCTACGAGCACTTGCGCACCGCTCTCGGCATCGCCCGCACCGCCCGTCCCGTGGTCCCGGAACAGTTCCGCCGCGAGTTCGACCGCCTGCGCCGCGAGCGCGCGCAGGCCCGCGAGGACAGCCTGCGTGACGCGCTCACCGCCGTCTACAACCGCCGTTACCTGGACAACCGGCTCGCGGACCTGCTGGGGGACGCCCGTACGCCGCTGGCCGTCGCGTTGATCGACATCGATCTGTTCAAGGGCGTGAACGACACGTTCGGTCACCTCGTGGGCGACCAGGTGTTGCGGAGAGTGGCCGAACTGCTGCGCGAAGGTGTGCCCGCGCCGGGTTTCTGCGCGCGCTACGGCGGCGAGGAGTTCATGCTCGTGCTGCCCGAGGTGCAGCCGGGTACCGCGCTGCGCATCGCCGAGCACGCGCGCTCACGAGTCGCGCGTCATCCCTGGTCAGAGATCTGCCCCGGCCTCGGCGTGACGGTCAGTGTCGGCCTTTCACACGAACCGGTGAGCGGTCCGGGACAGTTGCGGATGGCGGACGACCTCCTTTACGCCGCGAAGAACGCCGGACGCAACCGGGTCGCGTACCGGGAACGCGGCGACGTTCGCGTGCTTGAGTACTGTCCGTGA